A part of Desulfofundulus salinus genomic DNA contains:
- a CDS encoding FAD-dependent oxidoreductase, protein MAKNTCSVKKAEEIVKSYLNMNRLCGQCRSNLNTALSLLGRIRSGKARIGDLEGLLTLVNRLHLTCHCGQGKRVAPEVMAILRENRDDFIVHIENRVCPASECPHLVLAPCQAACPAGIDIPNYVALVGQGKYTEALQLILEDVPLPGVLGRICEHPCERACRRGEVDAPISICALKRLAYDQVREIREKVNLFSPRPVRKSEKRVAVVGSGPAGLSCAYFLAKKGYAVTIFEAMPEPGGMLAYGIPPYRLPREVLRDEIARIQAMGVEIRLNSPITGEYGIEALMEDGYAAVFLGTGAWKGSIPIPNHECFKGVMDGVTFLRVVNQNLLTGTGEPGVEVCGKRVVVVGGGNVAIDAARVARRLGALEVRIIYRRSRQEMPALDEEIEAAEKEGIILDYLISPTGLGGKDQCVQYIECIRNTLSEPDATGRCWPVPIKNSEFKMEADLVIFAVGQKPDLSYITEGSGSPDVLVSRDRIVVNPDTMETSRPGVFAGGDAVTGPASAIKAIAAGKRAAAAIDAYLRGEKPSAAIKYPVKRKVAALMQVTAQEKSHSRVYSFEEQYLPVKQHTFDEVMEGLGPEAGAVEAGRCLRCDLCIACGKCVDTCRKVGAEAIQLGYVEGSKGAATDFARPGNKCIGCGSCSVNCPTGAITISDEGGFREMRMCGALMSRLELFTCRICGQSFVTSKHLDFVNERLKDYPSRVHSTTEICPACLRRVWAHRICGREYQTVDWMELVSIELEQEALEPEKDMADVFLTSREEQVVMERIRPQMQKIHVLVSELSTVVHGPGRLSLEAGRILKMINDVAEQVNLLALNASIEAVRVGDQGNEISALLNEVHELAAQSARVATEIGVFIHRVRQEISSGVSGENDTGDGSFAVGEGVLLAVETRKHFNAIVQHIENVVRQVGRVARIAGELSARQEETVLVEEKSA, encoded by the coding sequence ATGGCAAAAAATACCTGTAGCGTCAAGAAGGCAGAGGAAATTGTAAAATCCTATTTAAATATGAACAGACTTTGCGGCCAGTGTCGCTCTAATTTAAATACAGCTTTAAGCCTGCTGGGCAGGATACGGAGCGGAAAGGCCCGCATTGGCGACCTGGAGGGCCTGTTAACCCTGGTCAACAGGTTGCACCTTACGTGCCACTGCGGTCAGGGGAAGCGTGTGGCGCCGGAAGTTATGGCCATTTTACGGGAGAACAGGGACGATTTCATAGTTCACATTGAGAACCGGGTATGTCCCGCTTCCGAATGTCCCCACCTGGTGCTTGCACCCTGTCAGGCGGCCTGTCCGGCAGGTATCGATATCCCAAATTATGTTGCACTGGTAGGACAGGGCAAGTATACCGAAGCTTTGCAGCTAATATTAGAGGATGTTCCCTTGCCCGGTGTTCTGGGGCGTATTTGCGAACATCCCTGTGAGCGTGCCTGCCGCAGGGGTGAGGTTGACGCACCCATATCTATCTGTGCCCTGAAAAGGCTGGCTTACGACCAGGTCCGGGAAATCCGGGAAAAGGTAAACCTTTTTTCGCCGCGGCCTGTAAGAAAATCAGAAAAGAGAGTTGCAGTGGTCGGCTCAGGTCCTGCAGGACTTTCCTGCGCCTATTTCCTGGCTAAGAAAGGTTACGCTGTGACCATATTTGAAGCCATGCCCGAGCCGGGGGGAATGCTCGCCTACGGCATTCCCCCGTACCGGCTTCCCCGGGAAGTTCTCCGGGATGAAATAGCCCGCATCCAGGCCATGGGTGTGGAGATCAGGTTGAACAGCCCAATTACCGGGGAATACGGTATTGAGGCTTTGATGGAAGACGGTTACGCGGCAGTGTTTTTAGGCACTGGAGCCTGGAAAGGTTCCATCCCCATTCCCAATCATGAGTGTTTCAAAGGTGTTATGGATGGGGTGACCTTTCTCAGGGTAGTAAACCAGAATTTGTTAACGGGAACGGGTGAACCTGGGGTAGAGGTCTGCGGCAAGAGAGTGGTTGTGGTGGGCGGCGGCAACGTGGCCATTGACGCCGCGCGGGTTGCCCGGCGTCTCGGAGCCCTTGAGGTGAGGATTATTTACCGGCGTTCGCGTCAGGAAATGCCTGCGCTGGATGAAGAAATAGAAGCAGCTGAAAAGGAAGGAATAATTCTGGACTACCTTATCTCTCCCACAGGGCTGGGAGGCAAAGACCAGTGCGTCCAATACATTGAGTGCATACGCAATACTTTGAGCGAGCCTGATGCAACCGGTCGTTGCTGGCCGGTGCCCATCAAGAATTCGGAGTTCAAGATGGAAGCCGACCTGGTTATTTTTGCCGTAGGCCAGAAGCCGGATCTCTCATATATTACTGAGGGTTCGGGGTCACCGGATGTGCTGGTTTCCCGGGACCGTATTGTCGTTAACCCGGACACTATGGAGACATCCCGGCCGGGAGTCTTTGCGGGGGGCGATGCTGTTACCGGGCCCGCCAGCGCCATAAAGGCCATTGCTGCCGGGAAACGGGCAGCGGCGGCTATAGATGCCTATTTGCGTGGAGAAAAACCTTCAGCCGCCATAAAGTATCCGGTTAAAAGAAAGGTTGCCGCCCTTATGCAGGTTACTGCTCAGGAAAAAAGTCACTCCCGGGTCTATTCCTTTGAGGAACAGTACCTGCCCGTAAAACAACATACGTTTGACGAAGTAATGGAGGGTCTTGGCCCGGAAGCCGGTGCGGTGGAAGCAGGCAGATGCCTGCGGTGCGACCTTTGCATTGCCTGCGGGAAATGTGTTGATACCTGCCGCAAAGTGGGGGCAGAAGCCATTCAGCTGGGTTACGTTGAAGGCAGCAAGGGAGCTGCAACTGATTTTGCACGCCCGGGCAATAAATGTATCGGATGTGGCAGCTGTTCCGTTAATTGTCCTACCGGGGCCATAACCATAAGCGATGAAGGCGGCTTCAGGGAGATGCGCATGTGCGGGGCGCTGATGAGCCGCCTGGAACTGTTTACCTGCCGGATTTGCGGGCAGTCCTTTGTCACGTCAAAACATCTCGACTTTGTGAATGAACGTTTAAAAGATTACCCAAGCCGTGTCCATAGCACAACCGAAATATGTCCCGCCTGCTTACGCCGGGTATGGGCTCACCGTATTTGCGGCAGGGAGTACCAAACTGTTGATTGGATGGAACTGGTCTCCATTGAACTGGAACAAGAGGCTCTGGAGCCGGAAAAAGATATGGCTGATGTCTTCTTGACGTCCCGGGAGGAACAGGTGGTCATGGAGCGGATACGGCCCCAGATGCAGAAGATTCACGTTCTGGTTAGTGAACTCTCCACAGTTGTACATGGTCCCGGCCGGCTCTCTTTAGAAGCGGGTCGTATATTGAAAATGATTAACGATGTGGCTGAACAGGTCAACCTGCTGGCTCTTAACGCTTCAATTGAGGCCGTCAGGGTTGGTGACCAGGGAAACGAAATTTCTGCATTGTTGAATGAGGTGCATGAACTGGCCGCACAATCCGCCCGTGTGGCTACGGAGATTGGTGTTTTCATCCACAGGGTACGGCAGGAGATTTCCTCCGGCGTTAGCGGGGAGAACGATACCGGTGACGGCAGTTTTGCCGTAGGGGAAGGTGTCCTGCTTGCCGTTGAAACGAGAAAACACTTCAATGCCATTGTGCAACATATAGAGAACGTTGTCCGGCAGGTGGGCAGGGTGGCCCGCATCGCC